A portion of the Streptococcus sp. Marseille-Q6470 genome contains these proteins:
- a CDS encoding DUF1803 domain-containing protein: MITIINPTRLTRQPFFKDLINYLDQQDYVILRQIKAQFPDQPVDKLMEEYIKAGLILRENKRYYLNLPFQESTKFLELDQEVFVRDDSPIYQEILEKDYKTELRNQTNAAILEEYTDFARERMTLSNYFYKVKFQYPLTEEQQRLYEILGDVNPEYALKYMTTFLLKFLKKNQLIQKRRDIFVDSLVLLGYIVQNEDGKYELAVEFDKERFVFRKK, encoded by the coding sequence ATGATTACAATTATTAATCCCACACGCTTGACGCGTCAGCCTTTTTTTAAGGACTTGATCAACTATCTAGACCAGCAGGATTATGTAATTTTGCGGCAAATCAAGGCCCAATTTCCAGATCAGCCAGTGGACAAGCTGATGGAGGAATATATTAAAGCGGGCCTCATCCTTCGAGAAAATAAACGCTATTATCTCAATCTTCCCTTTCAAGAATCTACAAAATTTCTTGAACTAGACCAGGAAGTCTTTGTAAGAGATGATAGTCCCATCTATCAAGAAATCCTGGAGAAAGATTATAAGACAGAATTACGCAATCAAACAAATGCAGCTATCCTAGAAGAGTACACCGATTTTGCAAGGGAAAGGATGACCTTGTCTAATTACTTCTACAAGGTCAAGTTCCAGTATCCACTGACGGAAGAACAGCAGAGACTGTATGAAATTTTAGGGGATGTCAATCCTGAGTATGCTCTCAAGTACATGACTACTTTTTTGCTCAAGTTTCTTAAAAAAAATCAACTGATACAGAAACGACGTGATATCTTTGTTGATAGTCTAGTCTTATTAGGCTACATCGTTCAAAATGAAGATGGGAAATATGAGTTGGCTGTAGAATTTGATAAAGAACGATTCGTCTTTAGAAAAAAATAG
- a CDS encoding GIY-YIG nuclease family protein, giving the protein MDHKAYMYVVECRDGSYYTGYTTDVKKRVAVHNSGKGAKYTRARLPVKLIYAQGFDSKEEAMSAEALLKRKKRAQKERFLSENQEKNLLSHFEE; this is encoded by the coding sequence ATGGATCATAAGGCTTATATGTATGTAGTTGAGTGTCGTGATGGTTCTTACTATACAGGCTATACAACAGATGTGAAGAAACGAGTTGCTGTCCACAATAGTGGCAAAGGAGCCAAATATACACGAGCTCGATTACCGGTAAAACTCATCTATGCTCAAGGTTTCGATAGTAAAGAAGAAGCCATGTCGGCTGAAGCCCTTCTCAAACGTAAGAAGAGAGCGCAAAAGGAAAGATTTTTATCTGAAAACCAAGAAAAAAATTTACTCAGTCATTTTGAAGAGTAG
- a CDS encoding tRNA1(Val) (adenine(37)-N6)-methyltransferase yields MDEEQLLKSGERINQLFSTDIKIIQNREVFSYSVDSVLLSRFPRFPKNGLIVDFCAGNGAVGLFASSRTKAKILSVEIQERLADMAERSVRLNGLEEQMQVICDDLKNMPSHIQGSKVDLILCNPPYFKVDANSNLNESEHYLLARHEITTNLKEICRSAQSILKSNGRLAMVHRPDRLLDILETLQQHNLAPKRLQFVYPKREKEANMLLIEAIKDGSTSGFKVLPPLIVHNSDGSYTPEIQEIYYGS; encoded by the coding sequence ATGGACGAAGAACAATTATTAAAATCAGGAGAGCGCATTAACCAACTCTTCTCTACAGATATCAAGATTATTCAAAATAGAGAGGTTTTCAGCTATTCAGTGGATAGTGTTCTCCTGTCTCGTTTTCCTCGTTTTCCTAAAAATGGGTTGATAGTGGATTTCTGTGCAGGTAATGGAGCTGTTGGACTATTTGCCAGTAGTCGTACCAAGGCTAAAATTCTCTCTGTAGAAATCCAAGAACGCCTAGCTGATATGGCTGAACGGTCGGTTCGTTTAAATGGCTTAGAAGAGCAGATGCAGGTTATTTGTGATGATTTGAAAAATATGCCTAGCCACATTCAGGGGAGTAAGGTTGATTTGATTTTGTGCAATCCGCCTTATTTTAAGGTGGACGCAAATTCTAATCTGAACGAAAGCGAACACTACTTGTTGGCTCGACACGAAATTACGACTAATCTAAAAGAAATTTGTCGTAGTGCCCAAAGTATACTCAAATCTAACGGGCGTCTAGCCATGGTTCACCGTCCTGATCGTTTGTTAGATATTTTAGAAACCCTTCAACAACACAATTTAGCTCCAAAGCGGCTGCAATTTGTCTACCCTAAACGGGAAAAGGAAGCCAATATGCTTTTGATTGAGGCTATCAAAGACGGCTCCACTAGTGGCTTTAAGGTTTTACCACCACTCATTGTTCATAATAGTGATGGTTCCTACACACCAGAAATTCAAGAGATTTATTATGGATCATAA
- a CDS encoding YiiX/YebB-like N1pC/P60 family cysteine hydrolase, whose protein sequence is MLESGDLIFVKENTEMGQAIQASTGNYSHVAIFLDGKVYHATAEGGVLAQPPEDFFEAEKVYDLYRYAEIDDKEVKKRAENLLGAPYNSSFYPDGDGFYCSQFIAEILPIFETIPMKFGEGEQEISSFWEDYYRELGLTAPLNQPGTNPSQLAQSPRLQFKERYTDDYNY, encoded by the coding sequence ATGTTAGAATCTGGCGATTTGATTTTTGTGAAAGAAAATACGGAAATGGGACAGGCCATCCAGGCATCTACTGGGAACTATAGCCATGTAGCCATCTTTTTGGACGGGAAGGTCTATCATGCTACGGCGGAAGGTGGCGTCCTAGCCCAGCCCCCTGAAGATTTCTTTGAAGCTGAGAAGGTATATGACCTATACCGCTATGCAGAGATTGATGATAAAGAAGTCAAAAAGCGAGCAGAAAACCTTTTAGGTGCTCCCTACAATTCTTCCTTTTATCCGGATGGAGATGGTTTCTATTGTTCCCAATTTATTGCAGAAATCCTCCCTATTTTTGAGACCATTCCCATGAAGTTTGGTGAAGGAGAACAAGAGATTAGTTCGTTTTGGGAAGATTACTACCGAGAACTAGGACTAACTGCGCCTCTGAATCAGCCAGGAACCAATCCCAGTCAGTTGGCCCAGTCTCCCCGTCTACAGTTTAAAGAAAGATATACGGATGATTACAATTATTAA
- a CDS encoding manganese-dependent inorganic pyrophosphatase, with translation MSKILVFGHQNPDSDAIGSSVAFAYLAKEAYGLDTEAVALGTPNEETAFVLDYFGVEAPRVITSVKAEGAEQVILTDHNEFQQSVSDIAEVEVYGVVDHHRVANFETASPLYMRLEPVGSASSIVYRMFKEHGVAVPKEIAGLMLSGLISDTLLLKSPTTHPSDKVIAPELAELAGVNLEEYGLAMLKAGTNLASKSAEELIDIDAKTFELNGNNVRVAQVNTVDIAEVLERQTEIEAAIQAVNAANGYSDFVLMITDIVNSNSEILALGANMDKVEAAFNFKLENNHAFLPGAVSRKKQVVPQLTESFNA, from the coding sequence ATGTCTAAGATTCTAGTATTTGGTCACCAAAATCCAGATTCAGATGCTATCGGTTCATCTGTAGCCTTTGCTTATCTTGCAAAAGAAGCTTATGGTTTGGATACAGAAGCAGTAGCTCTTGGTACTCCAAATGAAGAAACAGCTTTCGTATTGGACTATTTTGGTGTGGAAGCACCACGCGTGATCACATCAGTTAAAGCAGAAGGTGCAGAACAAGTTATCTTGACTGACCACAATGAATTCCAACAATCAGTATCAGATATCGCTGAAGTAGAAGTTTATGGTGTTGTGGACCACCACCGTGTGGCTAACTTTGAAACAGCGAGCCCACTTTATATGCGCTTGGAGCCGGTCGGATCAGCATCTTCTATCGTATACCGCATGTTCAAAGAGCATGGCGTAGCTGTACCAAAAGAAATTGCAGGTTTGATGCTTTCAGGTTTGATTTCAGATACCCTTCTTTTGAAATCTCCAACAACTCATCCATCTGATAAAGTGATTGCGCCTGAATTGGCTGAATTGGCTGGTGTGAACTTGGAAGAATACGGTCTTGCAATGCTCAAGGCTGGTACGAACTTGGCAAGCAAATCAGCAGAAGAATTGATCGACATCGATGCTAAGACTTTTGAATTGAACGGAAACAACGTTCGTGTGGCTCAAGTCAATACAGTTGATATCGCTGAAGTCTTGGAACGCCAAACTGAAATCGAAGCAGCCATCCAAGCAGTAAATGCAGCTAACGGATACTCTGACTTTGTCTTGATGATTACAGACATTGTCAACTCAAACTCAGAAATTTTGGCCCTTGGTGCTAACATGGACAAGGTAGAAGCAGCTTTCAACTTCAAACTTGAAAACAATCATGCTTTCCTTCCGGGTGCTGTTTCACGTAAGAAACAAGTGGTACCACAATTGACAGAAAGCTTTAATGCTTAA